In the genome of Palaemon carinicauda isolate YSFRI2023 chromosome 13, ASM3689809v2, whole genome shotgun sequence, one region contains:
- the LOC137651525 gene encoding uncharacterized protein, giving the protein MFYQVQVPKDQHEYLRFLWWPGGELESELTVYRMGVHIFGAVSSPSIANYALRAAADHARDKYGPDVEHTIKTNFYVDDYLKSVPSEERALRLVKDVTTALKERGFRLTKFLSNSKLVLKSIPQEDCSKDLQTCDLDYDELHVERALGLQWNIENDYFTFSASLDLKPITRRGILSTVCSLYDPLGFVAPFLLPAKRILREVCQDSSLGWDDVIPEKYLKPWRRWLDDLPILSNLKIPRCVEPKEFGTVTSTQLHMFSDASNEGYGAAAYIRLSDNSERISTALLIGKSRVCPVKATTIPRLELTAAVVSINLTQHILKELQITVDQTFYHTDSTTVLHYIFNDRKRFPIFVANRVKVIKDFSENTVEICSE; this is encoded by the coding sequence ATGTTTTACCAAGTTCAGGTACCAAAGGATCAACATGAATACCTAAGAtttttatggtggcctggtggtgaacTTGAAAGCGAACTCACAGTGTATCGGATGGGTGTTCACATCTTTGGAGCAGTATCATCACCTAGCATCGCCAATTATGCTTTGAGGGCAGCAGCTGACCATGCAAGAGATAAGtatggtccagatgtagaacacaCCATTAAGACTAATTTTTATGTGGATGACTATTTAAAGTCTGTGCCTTCAGAAGAGCGGGCATTAAGACTTGTGAAAGACGTTACAACAGCATTGAAGGAAAGAGGTTTTCGGCTGACAAAGTTTTTGAGTAACAGCAAGCTGGTGTTGAAATCAATCCCACAAGAGGACTGTTCTAAAGATCTTCAAACATGTGATCTTGACTATGATGAACTTCATGTAGAAAGAGCTCTTGGTCTTCAGTGGAATATTGAAAATGACTACTTTACTTTCTCCGCAAGCTTGGACCTAAAACCAATTACAAGGAGAGGTATTTTGTCAACAGTATGTTCCCTTTATGATCCTCTTGGTTTTGTGGCTCCTTTTCTTTTGCCAGCTAAGAGAATTCTTCGCGAAGTTTGTCAGGATAGCAGCTTGGGATGGGATGATGTTATTCCCGAAAAATACCTGAAGCCCTGGAGAAGGTGGCTTGATGATTTACCAATCCTGAGTAACTTAAAGATTCCAAGATGTGTCGAACCAAAGGAATTTGGTACAGTGACTTCCACACAGCTGCACATGTTTTCAGATGCTAGTAATGAAGGCTATGGTGCTGCAGCATACATAAGACTTTCTGATAACAGTGAGAGGATTTCTACTGCTCTGCTGATAGGAAAGTCTAGAGTGTGTCCTGTAAAGGCAACAACCATACCGCGACTAGAATTGACTGCTGCAGTGGTGTCCATAAATCTCACACAACACATTTTGAAAGAGCTGCAGATTACAGTTGACCAGACATTCTATCACACAGATTCTACAACAGTTCttcactatatttttaatgatagaaaGAGATTTCCTATATTTGTTGCAAATAGAGTGAAAGTAATCAAGGATTTCTCTGAAAATACAGTGGAGATATGTTCAGAGTAA